A window from Acidobacteriota bacterium encodes these proteins:
- a CDS encoding nuclease, which translates to MLTGSSPYSSPVSIVVDRREGRGGVFEAFLRMGGIDVSFGTLVTGDYRIDNRFLVERKTLPDLVQSILDGRLFRQAKNLANHEMRGVIILEGHASDLEGRLIRRESIQGAMIAVTVLLGVPVLRSRDPEETARLMLMMAHQADRTVSGGVLRHGRRPHRHRALQLHLLQGLPGIGPGKARGLLEVFGSVEAIVRADADALARSPGIGRTLARRIRWALGPPAPFPRPLPGESPRKRRKPL; encoded by the coding sequence ATGCTAACAGGTTCTTCTCCGTACAGCAGCCCGGTCAGCATTGTCGTTGACCGCCGGGAAGGACGGGGCGGAGTCTTTGAAGCCTTTCTCCGCATGGGGGGCATCGACGTGTCTTTCGGCACACTCGTCACCGGCGATTACAGAATCGACAACCGGTTCCTGGTGGAGCGGAAAACCCTTCCCGACCTGGTTCAATCCATTCTCGACGGACGCCTGTTCAGGCAGGCGAAAAATCTTGCCAATCACGAGATGCGGGGCGTAATCATCCTGGAAGGACATGCGAGCGATCTCGAGGGACGCTTGATCCGCCGGGAATCCATTCAGGGAGCGATGATCGCCGTTACGGTCCTCCTTGGCGTGCCCGTTTTGCGCTCCCGCGATCCCGAAGAGACAGCCCGGCTGATGCTCATGATGGCCCACCAGGCGGATCGCACCGTCTCGGGAGGGGTGCTTCGCCACGGTCGCCGCCCGCACCGCCACCGGGCACTGCAGCTTCACCTGCTCCAGGGTCTCCCGGGGATCGGCCCCGGCAAGGCACGCGGTCTCCTCGAGGTTTTCGGCAGCGTGGAGGCCATTGTCCGGGCAGATGCAGACGCCCTCGCTCGGAGCCCCGGGATCGGCAGGACTCTCGCCCGTCGCATCCGCTGGGCACTCGGCCCACCCGCTCCTTTCCCACGCCCTCTCCCCGGAGAAAGCCCACGAAAGCGAAGAAAACCACTCTGA
- a CDS encoding RNA-binding transcriptional accessory protein, translating to MNPRIVDIMLSEFNLKKFQVENTVLLLEEGSTIPFIARYRKEQTGELDEVQIQGIRDRYLYLSELEDRKVLVLETIEKAGKLTDDLRNRIAACLKKQDLEDIYLPYRPKRRTRATIAREKGLEPLAALIRAYTSPDADIAAVCMPYLDPEKGVSNIEEALQGASDILAEEVSEIADFRKFVRKVYADEGRLVAKAREDWAGKSSKFMDYYEHAEPLRNVPSHRFLAMRRGEKEEVLSLNLMGPDERVLDILKRHWVKYPQSFFAPLMAEALADGYRRLLLPSIAVELMMESKAKADDEAILVFEKNLRQLLLLPPGGQQVVLGVDPGFRTGCKVAVVDGTGRFHEDATVYPVEPHFKTAESEGVLLPLIKKYDVRVIAIGNGTGSRETAQFVKTMLSNAELSSLVRVHVVNESGASVYSASEVAREEFPNLDITIRGAISIARRFQDPLAELVKITPKSIGVGQYQHDVNQKKLQNKLEEVVQFVVNRVGVELNSASASLLEYVSGITPTLARNIVERRNQSGPFRSRQELLEIPRFGEKTFQQAAGFLRIRDAENPLDGSAVHPERYELVECMAADLGESVRWLFGNEEIIARIQIQNYQSEEVGLPTLWDILEELRKPGRDPRGEITGFDFDPDLKGLEDLKEGMVLPGIVTNVTNFGAFVDIGVHQDGLVHLSRMGKRNVRSPYDVCSVGQRVSVKVVSVDRERKRIGLSLAESTEPRA from the coding sequence AACTGGAAGACCGGAAAGTCCTCGTCCTCGAAACCATCGAAAAAGCGGGCAAGCTCACCGACGACCTGCGAAACCGGATCGCGGCCTGCCTGAAAAAGCAGGACCTCGAGGACATTTACCTCCCTTATCGCCCCAAGCGGCGCACCCGGGCCACCATCGCCCGGGAGAAGGGCCTCGAGCCCCTCGCGGCTCTCATCCGGGCCTACACATCCCCCGACGCCGACATCGCGGCCGTCTGCATGCCCTACCTCGACCCCGAGAAAGGGGTGTCGAACATCGAGGAGGCTTTGCAGGGGGCCTCGGATATCCTGGCGGAGGAAGTGTCCGAAATCGCCGACTTCCGGAAATTCGTCCGGAAGGTCTACGCCGACGAAGGGCGACTCGTGGCCAAAGCGAGGGAGGACTGGGCGGGGAAATCCTCGAAATTCATGGACTACTACGAGCACGCGGAACCGCTCCGGAACGTTCCCTCCCACCGCTTCCTGGCCATGCGCCGGGGTGAGAAGGAGGAAGTCCTTTCCCTGAACCTGATGGGGCCCGACGAGCGGGTCCTGGACATCCTCAAGCGGCACTGGGTGAAGTACCCGCAGTCTTTTTTCGCCCCCCTGATGGCGGAGGCCCTTGCCGACGGCTACCGGCGGCTTCTGCTCCCCTCCATCGCCGTGGAACTGATGATGGAGAGCAAGGCGAAAGCGGACGACGAAGCCATCCTTGTTTTCGAGAAGAACCTCCGCCAACTCCTCCTCCTTCCGCCCGGCGGCCAGCAGGTGGTGCTGGGTGTCGACCCCGGCTTCCGAACGGGCTGCAAGGTGGCGGTGGTGGACGGGACCGGCCGCTTTCACGAGGACGCGACCGTCTACCCGGTAGAGCCTCACTTCAAGACCGCCGAGAGCGAGGGCGTTCTTTTGCCCCTCATCAAGAAGTACGACGTCCGCGTCATCGCCATCGGGAACGGGACAGGGTCCCGGGAGACCGCCCAGTTCGTGAAGACCATGCTGTCCAATGCCGAACTGTCCTCCCTGGTCCGGGTCCACGTGGTCAACGAGTCGGGGGCGTCGGTCTACTCGGCCTCCGAAGTGGCCCGGGAGGAGTTCCCGAACCTGGACATCACCATCCGGGGTGCGATTTCCATCGCCCGCCGTTTCCAGGACCCGTTGGCCGAGCTGGTCAAGATCACCCCGAAATCCATCGGGGTGGGCCAGTACCAGCACGACGTCAACCAGAAGAAACTCCAGAACAAACTGGAAGAGGTCGTCCAGTTCGTGGTGAACCGCGTCGGGGTGGAGCTCAACAGTGCTTCGGCGTCCCTTCTCGAGTACGTTTCGGGGATCACTCCCACCCTGGCCCGGAACATCGTGGAGCGCCGAAACCAGAGCGGGCCGTTCCGCTCCCGCCAGGAACTGCTGGAGATCCCCCGGTTCGGGGAAAAGACCTTCCAGCAGGCGGCGGGGTTCCTTCGCATCCGGGACGCGGAAAACCCCCTGGACGGTTCCGCCGTTCACCCGGAGCGCTATGAACTTGTCGAGTGCATGGCCGCTGATCTTGGCGAGTCAGTTAGATGGCTCTTTGGAAACGAAGAGATTATTGCGCGCATACAGATCCAGAATTACCAATCAGAGGAAGTCGGCCTTCCAACCTTATGGGACATCCTGGAAGAGCTGCGCAAGCCCGGCCGGGACCCCCGCGGCGAGATCACCGGCTTCGACTTCGACCCCGACCTCAAGGGTCTCGAGGACCTCAAGGAAGGGATGGTCCTCCCCGGCATCGTCACCAACGTCACCAACTTCGGGGCTTTCGTGGACATCGGCGTGCACCAGGACGGCCTGGTCCACCTCTCCCGGATGGGGAAGCGAAATGTCCGCAGCCCCTACGACGTCTGCTCGGTCGGTCAGCGGGTCTCGGTAAAGGTGGTCTCGGTGGACCGGGAACGAAAGCGCATCGGCCTGAGCCTGGCTGAATCAACGGAGCCGCGCGCGTAA